From the genome of Streptacidiphilus sp. PB12-B1b:
TCGTCTTCGACGACTTCATCCACGTCGTGGACACCCTGCGGTTCCTCGTGCCCGGGGAGGTGACGCGCACATCCGTGCGCCACCGGGCGCCCGACGGCCTGCTGCACCATGTGGTGCTGGAGCTGTCCGGCGACGGCTTCACCGCGCTGGGCATCATGAACCGGCTGAGCGGCTCCACCGAAGAGGTGCTGGAGCTCTCCGGGCGGGGCGCCAAGCGCGAGATCGTCAGCCTGAGCGAGGTCGTCGACCACAGCGGCGGTCGCCCCGCGCTGCGGCGGCGCGGCGACTGGGTCTCGGTCGGGTGGCAGCGCGGATTCGTCCAGATGTGCCGGGTCTTCCTGGACGCCGTGCGCCAGGGCGTGACGCTCTCCGGCCGGGACGCCCTGCTGACGCACGAGCTGTGCGAGCAGATCGTGCGGCAGGTCGAGGACGGTGACGGCGCCGCCCCGACGGGTTGACCGGGCCGCCGCCGACGCGGTGGTCGACCCGCAGGGCCGGAGCGGCGGGCTCGGCATCCGTGCGGTGTGTCGGGCCTCCCCGTTAGAGTTGTCCGTGCTGGCGGACGAATGCCAGTTCTGAGGCAGGGGAGGGTCCGATGGTTCGATCACGGGGCCTGATGGCGGTTCACGCGCACCCGGACGACGAGTCGTTGTGGACCGGTGGCGTCCTTGCCCAGCATGCCGCCGAGGGCCGTCCCACCGCCGTCCTCACCTGCACCGACGGCGAGCTGGCCGAGGGCGGCTCCTTCGCCGCGCCCGGGACCAGGGTCAAGGAGCTGGCCCAGGCCCTCGCCGTGCTCGGCGTCGCCGAGTCCGGCATCCTGCCCTACCGCGACTCGGGCCATCTGGGCCGCGGCAAGGGCTCGTTGTGCGAGGCCCCGATGGACGACCTGGTCGCGGACCTGGTCGCGCGGATCCGCTCGTTCCGGCCCGCAGCGGTGGCCACGTACGACGCCTTCGGCATATACGGCCACCCGGACCACGTCCGGGTGCACCGCGCCGTCCTGGTCGCGGTCGAGGCGGCGGCCAGCGCGCACCTGTGGCCGCAGGCCGGTCCGGCCTGGGCGGTGGAGTCACTGTGGCTGGCCACCCTCCCCGAGTCGCTGGTGCAACGGCTGCTCGAGCTGGGCCTGGAGTCACCCCTGCCGTGCACCCCCGACGCCCGGATCGCCGCCGCCGTCGACGTCCGGCCCTGGCTGGACGTCAAGTGGGAGGCCGTCCGGGCGCACGCCTCCGAGTTCGCGCGGGGCGCCCGGATCGCCGCCTTCGAGGAGCCGCAGCTGCGCGAGCTGTGCCTGGGACGCGAGTGGTTCCTGTACCGGCCGGGGCCGGGAGCCCGCGGAGGGATGTCCGCGGACCCCGGCGTCCTCCTGGCCGACGCCGACCTGGGCTGATCCGACGTCAGCCGGTGTGTTGGGCAGTGCGCTGGGCGGCGTGCCGGGCCGCCGCCGGGGCTATCCGGGAGGCCGCGTAGCGGGTGCCGACGACGAAGCGCATCATCGGGCCGAAGGCCGGAGCCGCCAGGTTGCCGGTGAAGAACAGCCCGGGGACGCTCGACTCGAACGCGGACGACAGCCGTGGCCCGAGCGCGCCCGGAACCCGTACCAGGGCGTCCCGCAGCTCGGGCGCGAGGAAGCGCGTCGCGCTGATGTCGATGGTGTACCCGGTCGCGGCCAGGACGTGGTCGACGGTCATCTCCGCCGGACCGGAGCCGGTACCGGCCAGGCGCAGCCGGATGCCGTCCGGACCGGCCTCGGCCCGGGCGACCTCGCGGCCGGTGTGGATGGTGACCCGTCCCTCCACCCGGTCGCGCAGCCACCAGCCGCCGGAGGGGCCGAGGACGCGGCGCAGGATGTAGCGGCGGGCCGGGCCGGGAAGCCTGCGCACCAGCTCGGGGGAGGCGCAGATGACCGCCAGGGCCCAGCCGGTGCCCAGCGGCGACGAGGGCTTGACCACCCGCCGCAGCAGGCTGCGGTGCAGCACCGGACGGCCGCCGAAGATCACCTTGTTCGCGCGCACCAGCACGTCGACCGTGGCACCGGACTCCTGCATCAGCGCCGCGCTCTCCAGCGCCGACTGCCCGCCGCCGACCACCGCGACGCGCTGCCCGGCGAAGACCGACAGGTCGGCGTGCTGGCTGGTGTGCGACAGCAGCGCGTCCGCCGCCGGGCCCTCGGGGGCGAGGTGGGACAGCTTCTGCGGTATGCGCGCCAGGCCGGTCAGCCCGGAGGCGACGACCACGGCGGACGCGGTGAACTCCTCGCCGTCCTCCAGCCGGACGGTGAAGCCGCCCGCGCCGCCGCTCCCGGCGCCGCTGCCGGTCACCGACGCCACCCGGGTCTCCTCGACCGGCCCGACGTGGCGGTCCTGGAACCACTGGCCGTAGCGGACGAAGAGCGTGCAGGGGATGGGGGTCAGCTCGGTCAGCTCGGGCTCGCCCACGGCCCGGACGAAGTCGGACAGCTCGGCCCCGGGCACGGGCGCGGCCAGGTCCACGGCGTCCGGGGTGGACTTGAGGAACATCCCCGAGGCCATGTCATGCCGCCAACTGCCCATCACCACGCCGAACACCCGCACGGGCACCCCGAGCGCGCGCAGGTACGCGGCCACGGACAGGCCGTACGGTCCGGCTCCCACCACCACGACGGGGGCTGCTCCGGCGGAGCCGCCCGGGCCGGGCGCGGCGCTGCTCTCCTGCTCGGTCTCCTGCTCCAGGAGTGGATCCTGCTTGGAAAGTGGCTGGACCACTGAACCCCCACATCATCGGCGTGCGCCTCTCCCCAGGACGCACGGCGGCAGACCCGCCACGGCCCGCTCGCGCCAGCGATCGACCGGTGGTGACGGTATCAGGCCCCAGTGTGATCCATGCAGGTAGGGAACAGGAGGACTTCCGCGAAACTGACCACTTCCTGCATCGACGGCCATCCATGCCCATGACCGTCCATCACCACCCATCACGCCCGGGACCGCCCATCACGCCCATGTCCGCCCATCCCGGCCCGGGGTTGTCGGGAGGGCGGCCGGTCAGGCGGCGGCTCTGGGCGCGGCCCGGTCGGGCCGTTGGGTGTACACGGGCACGCCCGGCTCCGGCGCCGCCTCGGTGCGGACCTGGACGCCGGTGTCGGCCAGGGCGTCGGCCAGGGCGTCGGCTGCGGTGTCGGCCGGGAGGCCGGCTTCCGCGCCGGCGTCGGCGGTGGGGGTGTCGCTGCCCGCGCGGCGGCCGGGCCGCAGCAGCGCCCAGACCAGGACCGAGGCGCCGACCAGCAGCGCGCCGGACAGCAGGGCCGCCAGGTTCATC
Proteins encoded in this window:
- a CDS encoding Gfo/Idh/MocA family protein produces the protein MRVAVIGLGDIAQKAYLPVLTAEPGLELSLMTRDRAKLDRVGEQYRISRRHPDLDGLLADGVDAAFVHAATSAHVPLVEALLGAGVHAFVDKPLDYSLAGSRKLVEQAEAAGLSLMVGFNRRYAPDHVEALEHPRDLIVLQKNRSIGPEQARPFVFDDFIHVVDTLRFLVPGEVTRTSVRHRAPDGLLHHVVLELSGDGFTALGIMNRLSGSTEEVLELSGRGAKREIVSLSEVVDHSGGRPALRRRGDWVSVGWQRGFVQMCRVFLDAVRQGVTLSGRDALLTHELCEQIVRQVEDGDGAAPTG
- a CDS encoding PIG-L deacetylase family protein; this translates as MVRSRGLMAVHAHPDDESLWTGGVLAQHAAEGRPTAVLTCTDGELAEGGSFAAPGTRVKELAQALAVLGVAESGILPYRDSGHLGRGKGSLCEAPMDDLVADLVARIRSFRPAAVATYDAFGIYGHPDHVRVHRAVLVAVEAAASAHLWPQAGPAWAVESLWLATLPESLVQRLLELGLESPLPCTPDARIAAAVDVRPWLDVKWEAVRAHASEFARGARIAAFEEPQLRELCLGREWFLYRPGPGARGGMSADPGVLLADADLG
- a CDS encoding FAD-dependent oxidoreductase; its protein translation is MVQPLSKQDPLLEQETEQESSAAPGPGGSAGAAPVVVVGAGPYGLSVAAYLRALGVPVRVFGVVMGSWRHDMASGMFLKSTPDAVDLAAPVPGAELSDFVRAVGEPELTELTPIPCTLFVRYGQWFQDRHVGPVEETRVASVTGSGAGSGGAGGFTVRLEDGEEFTASAVVVASGLTGLARIPQKLSHLAPEGPAADALLSHTSQHADLSVFAGQRVAVVGGGQSALESAALMQESGATVDVLVRANKVIFGGRPVLHRSLLRRVVKPSSPLGTGWALAVICASPELVRRLPGPARRYILRRVLGPSGGWWLRDRVEGRVTIHTGREVARAEAGPDGIRLRLAGTGSGPAEMTVDHVLAATGYTIDISATRFLAPELRDALVRVPGALGPRLSSAFESSVPGLFFTGNLAAPAFGPMMRFVVGTRYAASRIAPAAARHAAQRTAQHTG